The following proteins are co-located in the bacterium HR17 genome:
- the yhdN_6 gene encoding General stress protein 69: MQFRKLGRTGVWVSEIAFGCAHLGVKPADEGDAVELVHRALDLGINFFDTANIYAGGRSEEILGKALKGVRDQVVLATKVRGRVGEGKNDEGLSRYHIIRQVDASLRRLQTDYIDLYQVHWWDENTPLDETLQALDDVVRQGKVLYVGCSNFNAWQWCKALGLADKHGWARFETDQVRYSLLDRSVEADLVPFCVSEQKGLLAYSPMGGGLLAKRELPSSPPPPWARAPRDRHSDNFTDRERRIWQTVNAWAHKYGRPPSHIALAWVLHCPAVSAAIIGASNTEQLNEVIGASGWRLSDEAVAELDEVSKA, encoded by the coding sequence ATGCAGTTTCGTAAGTTGGGACGGACCGGCGTTTGGGTCAGCGAGATCGCCTTCGGTTGCGCCCATTTGGGCGTTAAACCTGCCGACGAAGGTGACGCCGTTGAACTGGTGCACCGCGCGTTAGACTTGGGCATCAACTTCTTTGACACCGCCAACATCTACGCCGGAGGACGCAGCGAGGAGATCTTAGGCAAGGCGCTGAAAGGTGTGCGGGACCAAGTCGTGCTGGCGACGAAAGTGCGAGGGCGGGTCGGCGAGGGCAAAAACGACGAAGGGCTTAGCCGCTACCACATCATCCGGCAAGTGGACGCCAGTTTGCGGCGCCTGCAAACCGACTATATTGACCTCTACCAAGTTCACTGGTGGGACGAGAACACGCCGCTGGACGAAACTTTGCAGGCGCTGGACGATGTGGTGCGGCAAGGAAAGGTCCTCTATGTCGGTTGCTCCAATTTCAACGCGTGGCAATGGTGCAAAGCCTTGGGGTTGGCGGACAAACATGGCTGGGCGCGTTTTGAGACGGACCAAGTGCGTTACAGCCTTTTAGACCGCAGCGTTGAAGCGGATCTGGTGCCCTTTTGTGTGAGCGAGCAAAAAGGGCTTCTCGCTTACAGCCCAATGGGCGGCGGGCTGTTAGCGAAACGGGAGTTGCCCTCATCGCCGCCACCGCCATGGGCGCGGGCGCCCCGTGACCGCCATAGTGACAATTTCACCGACCGTGAACGGCGCATTTGGCAAACGGTCAACGCGTGGGCGCACAAATACGGTCGGCCGCCCAGCCACATCGCGTTGGCGTGGGTGTTGCATTGCCCCGCTGTGAGCGCCGCTATCATCGGCGCCTCCAATACGGAGCAATTGAACGAAGTCATCGGCGCATCGGGATGGCGGTTAAGCGACGAAGCCGTAGCAGAATTGGACGAAGTGAGCAAAGCTTAG
- the gfh1 gene encoding Transcription inhibitor protein Gfh1 has translation MPVRLTRSGYERLRKELEQLYQQRAQLIDEVRETAAEGDLSENAGLDAAKRKLGIVDAQIRYLEQRLADVEIVEQDGQPERVDVGVIVTLRDKDTDTLLRYRIAESMEMDLSAPVKTATPESPIGKALMGKTIGDEVTLQLRTRTQRLEVVTLEWDGQRG, from the coding sequence ATGCCTGTGCGTTTGACACGCAGCGGCTACGAACGCTTGCGTAAAGAGTTGGAACAACTTTATCAGCAACGCGCCCAATTGATTGACGAAGTGCGCGAAACGGCTGCAGAAGGCGATTTGAGCGAAAACGCCGGCTTGGATGCGGCAAAGCGGAAACTGGGGATTGTAGACGCTCAAATCCGTTACTTGGAGCAGCGCCTCGCCGATGTGGAAATCGTAGAGCAAGACGGTCAACCCGAACGCGTGGATGTCGGCGTCATCGTCACTTTGCGCGACAAAGACACGGACACCCTCTTGCGCTACCGTATCGCCGAGAGTATGGAAATGGATTTGTCTGCGCCGGTCAAAACGGCGACGCCTGAATCCCCGATCGGCAAGGCGTTAATGGGCAAAACGATCGGCGACGAAGTGACGCTGCAATTGCGCACCCGCACCCAGCGCCTTGAAGTCGTCACCTTAGAGTGGGACGGGCAGCGTGGGTAG